The Triplophysa rosa linkage group LG15, Trosa_1v2, whole genome shotgun sequence genome has a segment encoding these proteins:
- the rpl7l1 gene encoding 60S ribosomal protein L7-like 1, with protein MAEPGTGRVIKLVPENLLKKRKAYQAIKANQAKLALQQKRKVQKGIPVKFKRLEEFLKNSKKCQRDETRLARLQKRPPPAMPPAKHKLAFAVRIKEIKGISPKVREVIQMLRLRKIFSGTFVKVNKTSIKMLKTVEPYVAWGFPNLKSVRELILKRGQGKINKKKVPLTDNTLIEKHLGQYGIICLEDLIHELYCAEKNFRVVNNFLWPFNLSVPRHAARDQVGLMKDVGNPGPRAEDINTVIRKLN; from the exons ATGGCTGAACCTGG AACTGGGAGAGTAATCAAGCTTGTTCCTGAGAACCTTCTCAAGAAACGCAAAGCCTATCAGGCCATCAAAGCAAATCAAGCTAAACTTGCATTACAGCAGAAAAGAAAA GTACAAAAGGGAATTCCAGTAAAGTTTAAGCGCTTGGAAGAgtttctgaaaaacagcaaaaagtGCCAGCGAGATGAGACTCGACTCGCAAGGCTACAAAAACGACCTCCGCCTGCCATGCCACCAGCTAAGCATAAACTGGCATTTGCTGTCCGCATCAAAGA GATCAAAGGTATTAGCCCCAAAGTGAGGGAGGTCATTCAGATGCTGAGGTTGAGGAAAATCTTCAGTGGAACGTTTGTCAAAGTCAACAAGACGTCTATAAAAATGCTTAAGACTGTGGAGCCCTATGTTGCGTGGGG GTTTCCCAACTTGAAATCTGTCCGGGAGCTCATACTGAAAAGGGGACAGGGAAAGATTAATAAGAAAAAAGTTCCTCTTACCGACAATACACTTATTGAGAAGCATCTGG GCCAGTATGGGATCATCTGTTTGGAGGACCTTATTCATGAACTTTACTGTGCTGAAAAGAACTTCAGGGTTGTAAATAACTTCTTGTGGCCATTTAATCTGTCAGTACCTCGACATGCTGCTAGAGACCAAGTTGGCTTAATGAAAGATGTTGGGAACCCTGGACCCAGAGCTGAAGACATAAACACAGTTATCAGAAAACTTAACTGA